Genomic segment of Porites lutea chromosome 13, jaPorLute2.1, whole genome shotgun sequence:
GCGCCATAACATCAAGAGTAAACCAAAAGACAAACAGCTCGCTTATTTTCTCTTGAGTAATCTAAGAACTTAGAGCTGATTTTTCTCGCAAAGGACAAATTGCGACCTAAGAAAAGAAGTTCTTAACTGATAAGTCAAATGCAATAATTTAGAGGGTGCAGAGGTGCGCATGCGTCATGAGCGTCTTAATACCGTGGTTAAAAAATCGAAGAAGTTGTGGTTTTCGCACAATTATGATTAGACAACTGAGATCAAGCCTTTGTCGCCAGCTAAAACATTCTTCTTGTATTTCTATACTGACTACAACAATAGAATGATTCTCTGATCATGAGAATGTTGTTGATACCGAAATATAACATTTTTACCCTGtattttgtcactgttgtctgaCTACGTACTGAAACtatcaaaggaaaattttgcttattttattttattttttacagacGTATTTTAATCAACTGCAGTATCAGACGAATAAACTAGAAGGAAACACGGCAGACCTTTCTGTGAACCTCAGAAACAAGTTCCAAACAAGATTTGCAGTCACAAAACGACTTAAAGATAAAGTTGAAGCTTTATACGCCAAGCCTCCGAAACCCACGACAGCAAAAGAATGCTGTCATATCGACAAATCCACCCTGAAATACGATGAACTTTTTCGCACCAAAGTCGACCTTAACAACATTTGTTTGAAGATTTCTGGTGCTGCAACCCCAAACCCTAGACATTTGGATGcagaagaaattttaaaagaaatgaaagacatTCATATAAAAAACCCCTTTATTAAGTGGCAGTACTTTGCATCTGTGGAGGGTGTCTATACAGGTTTTCCAGTGTTTGACGATACAGCCCCATGTGACTTCTATGACCCTCGATACAGACCATTTTATGTAGAAACCGCCACCCCTGAAGCTAAAGATGTTGTGCTGGTTATCGACTCAAGTGCGTCTATGACTGGAAACAAGTTTACTATTGCTAAAAAAGCAGCAAAGACGGTGTTAGACTCGTTGAATCCGAAAGATCAGGTGGGTCTTCAAAAACGTGTttgacaatgataataataataataataataataataataataatagtaataataataataataacaataataataatgacaaattttattgaagtgTCAGGTACTTTAGCTATATATGTACAGCaataaactaaaataataacagttgaaaaaagactatgtaaacaaaggaagaaaaatttaagaacTACATAGAGTGCATTCCGACCCACATTTGTCTTCCATCAAGTGACCGGCTAAATCACTTTTCCTAATTttcttcttaaatttttcaatttcagttAACGTTCTTAAGGCTATTGGTAATTTACGCCATAGATACGGACCAAGATATTTTATACGATGTTTATCAAAAATTATCGTGTCAGAATTACGTAGTCAGAAGTCAGAACTACGTAGATTATAGTTAGTGTCCGATCTTTGACACATCTCAGAAATATATTCTGGAGACATTCCGTTCTTAACTTTAAACATCAAAATTGCCAAATCTTGCAGTCTTCtgttatgtttatgtttattatgtttatttaacaatgaatgaatgaggctgagtatcttataaagaattatggagatagaggagggtgttattgcggataacaccctccgagatctccataattcttcataagatacgaaagccgaattcaataattgttttattattcattcaaaataattcctagtttaaaaataaagctaaaacatgcttacctccatcgatgttaagttcaccttcgatagtgcacgtttagggttttttcagctccgcaaatgttctccaaatagcagatgtcgccctttgagttgtgttcttgccatgtttttagctataatttcgcctacTTCTTattcttgaaacgagtgaaatgtccgtcattttttgttttcacaactaaaacaactcaacctcgtccctaggtcctgtcggttaacggtgccttaacctgcaagaacgctgcatttttgacgtcatttcctcgttaaacacagaATTCTCCCAAATTTGGTCAGccgtaactggttatggtgaattgtgcatgtgcttttagccaatcagattcggggagatattttgaatgaataataatacaatttaaTGGCATAATTTGGGAAAGAGTTACAGCGACCCCATATGAAAACAAATCACCTTAAATCACCTTATATAATGTTGGTAGGGTTGTCTTCTTCAACAAGGTCTCGTAACTTGATGTATTGTCCTTAAATACCGCTCGCAATTCCCAGCTTCTCTTGCGTTCTTTCCAATTTGCGCTTGTCGGATGCTCTTATGCATAACCATGCAATTGAACAATAGTTCAACCCAGGAAGACAGATTTAAAAAGAAGCAACTTGGTCTTCCCTGAACCAGTTTCCTCATCCTTGCCAGAAATCCAGTCTTAGAATTAGCTTTGGAGCACATTAACTTAACATAATCACGAAAATTAAGTTTGTTATCTAGAACGACTCCTAATAATTTCAGAGAGTTTAAGCATTCGATATTCTCATGATCGACAGTGACACGTGTCCCCTATGTGTCTTTAGTTCAGGGAGCTATGAAAATTGCTTGAAACTTATCTTTGTTTGCTAGAAGTAAATTGTTTCTCTACCAGTCAGTCACTATCACTGCTTCATTGTTTAAGGCTGACACGACTTTGGTAAGCGAGTGTTCATATAAATTATGTGCATAGTTGATGATCGTCCACGTACATAAATAGATCCCAGTTGTTTATGCTGTAGTATAGatcattttaaaatatgttCCACAGCAGAGGTCCAAAGCACGAACCTTGGAGACATCCCTCCCCTTAGTTATGCCATACACTTGTAGAAGTGGGGAGTTTGACCCTGCCTTGCTGATCCTGGAATCACGAACGTAGCAGTTGTACCCACtcatataaaaaattataagCTTCTAATTTCTTTGTCATCAGAGCAGGCAACAGAGAGTCAAAAGCCTTACTGGTATCAGTGGAAATAATTCCCACATATTTTCCATCGTCAATAGCAAATTTCCAATTCCCGAATAGTCTGtcttatatttatattttaagaGACATGACTCCAATTTAGATGCAACTTGCCTACTTTTAACTGCTCGAAAATTTTATTAACAGCATTAAGAACAGTCACTGGTCTGTAGTTCTTCTTATTACTTTTATCGCCTTTCTTGAACAGGGGAACCTATTCAACTAACTGAGCGATTTCACGCGCGCTAATTGGACAAGAACCACAACATGGTCCATAAGAGTGCAGATCATGGAAATGATGCGAGTGATGGTGTTTCCATCTCTTTTTCTTGCGCGCGCCATTTTCTGAGAAAGTTAACTGAAAATCGGCCTAAAAATCTGTAAATGGTACTGTAAAAAAATAATCTACAACAATTTCCCATGGTTTATATCTTTATCGACCATATAACTAATGTCAAAATGAACAAAACTTTAATGTAGTGAAACCACTCAGCTACGGCttgtggttccacttgagtttagactattttgatgtcatttctatgatcgataagagtacagaccatgaCAAATTGTTGTATATTTGCATGGGCACAAGGGAGGTGCTCGCTCCAGGTTATAAGCTCCTGCTCAGTTACATTGGCGGTTTGAAATAGAAGCCCATAATTTAGAGCGAGCAACTTCCCTGTGCCCATGTAACAGCGTTTCCATagaccacttttttttttagatcgAGTTTCCCGCGAGTTTTTAATATCAAATATCAgtaatcaaaaatcggagactagaaaaaaaagtatttctgATGTTTTGATCGCATTTACTTCTTTTTGTTATTATCGTTTGAAAATATCATTCTTTTATTGTATAGTTTCATACGGTGCTTCCATGATACATAAATACATTGATCataaaaatttatatatttttggttACTTTTCTCCAAGGTTAATGTAGTTTCCTTCAACACAGAAGCTTCAACGGATGGTGGTTCTGACGTCACATCTTGTTTCAGTGAACGATTAGCTCTAGCAGTTCCTGAGAATAAAAGAAGCCTGAAGAAATACATTGATGGACCCAAGTTTATTGCTCAACGTAAGTCTAATAGTTATGAGTTTTTTTCACTATCATGTTTCACTTCGGCAAGctccctagcctgcgtagcagtcgTTTCCGTTTCCTTAGGCTCATTGGGCAAGCACGAAAGAgcgcaaagaaaaaaagagaaaaaaagtaaaagagaaaGGGTGGGGGGGGAAGGAAAGGAAACCGTTTCTTCTTTCTCCCCCTCCCGCTCTTTTTTTCCTCGCGCGTCGCGCGTCCTTTTGCGCTTGCCCCGCTAGGCCTAAAGGAAACGAAAACGACTTCTACGCAGCCTACAAGCTCCAGTAAGCGGCCAGTTAACCCCTAAATCTATAGTGGACACTTATGACAACTATTCTCTTGAGCGTCCAGCTCCAATAACGTACACCTTTTTCGCGCCCTGAGGTTGTCCGCTTACGAGAAGTTTCACTGTAGTACCTTACAATGTTTGGGCAGCCATGTAACAAGTAGCGGCATCAAGGTCCAACTATTGCTGTCCTGCTGGGAATCATGATCATCAGCAACCTGCACCGGACAGCGACATGGCTGGAGGCAAACGTGGGCTGCTGCTCATATAAATGACTGTAGAGTATATCATTTGCCCTCTCAAGCTAGATTCCGGTTGTTGATTTAGCGGTTCTGTCTACGGTTAAGATGGAGACTGCCACGGGATTTAAAAGAGCAATATGGATCTCTAAACGGCCTAGACGTATCAACTGATGGCTCGTTGATGTTTTTGCCGaaagcattttatttttgttgagcCTGTTACAATTATGAGAATGAACGCCTCCTATCTATCAAACACCTCTGCTTGGAACCCTAAAATTAGATAGACGCCCCGGGCGTTTATTACATCGTTTACCGTATTCTCTTCCGCGTCGGCAACCtacctacccccccccccccccccccatattATGCGAAACTAACTTTAACTATTTATTGATTCATGACTCTTCAGGTACATCTGTCTATCAAGTGGGATTGCAAAAGGCCTTTGATCTGTTGAAAGCTTCTGCTGTTGGTGAATCTGACAAAACTAAGAGgagaattattttatttctcacgGATGGTGATCCAACAGATAAAAGAGAGTTGATCTTCAAAACGATAAGAGACAGAAACTTAGAGCTGAATAACTCAGTCATAATTTTTACCTTTGGAATTGGCACGAATAATCCTGAAATCCTCACAGACATTGCCAATCAAAATACAACAAAGTATGGTCATCTGCGAAATGTGTCCGTTGGAGATATAACGGTAAAGTACATGTAGATCAGCTTTTCACATCTGCTAGGGTAATTCGCTTACATGTAAGGCAGCTTCCTTGTCAAATCTCAGACGGATTCAGTTGTATTGAAGCCGTTTTAACGCGGTGGCttcaaaacttaaagaaaacctAGCTCCGCTAGCTGACGGCCGGCGAGTGCTTTGTAATGATCCCAGAAACACTTGCGGGAGGGGGGAATTTCGACTTCAGTTCCCTTATCGTTTCTAAAGTGACgaatttttttgacaaaattcgATTGAAACGCGATGAACATACTTCTGCAAAATTAGAGCATAAGAGATcctactttttaaagaaaatcgcttGATGTATGATACTAGAGCGAGAGCAACCTATCGTCATGGACGTAGTGTCTTATCTAGAAAGCAGAAGTTTCTCGTCAAGGGTTTAAGGTGGTTTTGAGCTCCAAAGCatttagtttatttttataCTAGTCACGTTCGTAATTAATCGTCTTAAGATAGTTCAGTTCAAAAACCGTACACTTTTGATCTTACTAGCTTTCCTTAAAGGGTTTGCTAATATTTAATTAGGTGCAGGAAGATCCTCAATCTGTAAGTCACAGCTTTTTGTCCacttttcctcattagcatGGACAGTACACTGCAGTAACGGAAGATATTAACTCGCTGCGAACTAAGATGGTATCATACTATAATTTTCTTCCTCGAGCGCGGCTGGATCAACCAGTAGTGTCTGTCCCGTACATTGATGGATTTGGAACAGGTATTGTTTGTCTCTCAACTCCACGCTCCCCCTCTCCCACCACCACAACGTTAAATAGCTAATATAATAGGGTGAAAGATACTTCTTAGTTTTGGCGCAAAATGCAAGCTTTTATTCAAAATTTATAGTTTCACATGTAATAGTACAAAATTGCCCTAGAAACGTTTCTAAGATGGCTTCTTAGAGGTTGAAGGATGTTTCGGAGGACGATTTTACGTCATTGCAAAAAGACCCGCGAATAGTCCTCGCGTAATATAAACACATTTAAAAATGGGACATTATTGCCTCTCGCTTTGTTATACTAGCCCTTTGAACTTGATGGTTGCACAACTTTCAATaggtttcattttgtttttattgaccaATTACTACTTAGCACCAaattattcagtcacaatttataaacaaaaaacaaaagattaattGTGCACCGTCAGGAAGTTGCATGAAGATAAATCGTAGATACTCTTGCTTTTTAGCCATCTTAgctaaagaagaaacaaaaagcaaaatgcagtgataaaaataagaaaatataaacgcatttttggaaagaaataaaactttaacTCGACATCTCTTATGCTCCTCCGACCAACAATACTTGAATCACGAAATTTGATGCCCTTTTCTCATATTTCCCCTTTCAAGGAAACGCGAAAATAAGACCCCGCCAAAAACGCGAAGTTAAGTACTTGTGAAATTAACTGTACTAATACGGGATTTGGTGGCGAGAACAGGTAAAAATATGTGATCGAAGAATTAAGAacttgaagaattttttttctcttgtgaTCAGGTCTTCTGATGTCGATCACTCTTCCATGCTACGATGAAACAGGAAACTTCATTGGCGTAGCAGGGACAGATATCAACCTGGAGGACCTTCTATCTGACATCTTATTCTTTAATCAGGACCAGACTACGTACGCCTTTATGATCGCTAAAACAGGAAGGACCTTAATTCATCCTCTTCTGCCAACACCTTCTGGAGCGTATGATGACCCTTTTTTCATAGACATTAGGACCCTGGAATCTGATTCGCAGTTCCTTGAGGTGTTTGCTTCTATGACAAGGTATGCATGCATGTGCTTTCGTTTTAGCTATTTGCTCTTTTTTTCTATGTGTTAGTGGCCTTAAACTATGAACAAGACAAGGCAAGGTGAGCTGAGAGAGACGTGAATGTCGTCCCATGACGTCAGCAACGTGCTGACGTGTGTATATCTTCATGCATTTATTTGCGTAAAAGATACTATTCAGTAATCATGGAAGCTTGCTTATGCTAAAACGCTCTGTGTTCTGAGCGCCATAACACTGGAATTAAAGGACGTCTGGTCTTCGTTTTCCTTCCTCGCCTGGAGATTAGGTTGGGGTGGGCTGGTGTTGATCTTTGTTTGTTGACTTTACACTTATTTTTGACTTTGGTGACTCTTCTGTTTTAAACAAACAGGGGTGAATCTGGATCAACAACTTTCGTAGCCACACGGTATGTACCTCGAGGAGGTGACGTCAAAGACGGAGTGGCAGTAAAGCAGATTAATTCATCTTATTTTTGGTCTCCTGTGGAAAAGACGGATTTTTCCATTGGTGTGGTTATACCTGTTACCCATGTAAACGAGGTGTTAAACACTTTACAAATTCCCAAAGGTAAGGATGGTTTCAGTTTAACAAGTTTAACTCATCATCGTCCCGCAATTCTGTTCTTGTCCCCTAAGGAAAGTCCAAGTCTTAAGGCCAGATATCAGTTAATTGTTAGTtgtgatgggggggggggggggggggggaggagggttGCGAAGCCTGGTGCTAAAGGGTTCATTATCATAAACGTATGTTTGCCTCCATTGATTTAGGTTACTCTTTCAAGTATCATCGAATAGACTTGGATCCACCTCAACATCCTTGCTTGCATGTTGGAAAGACTGTAACTAGCGGTGGGTATAATTAAAGTACTGTTATATAGCTTGTAAGTAAGGcgtttgaatcaatatttcctTTATACCTTGTAGCTTGTTTGATCCGTGAGCACCTTGCGAGCAGAGCCTCTTATTGTCTTCTTGAGTGAGGAAGGGAAAACGAGGCTCTGCCTGAATCACGTGAAGCCTTTAATTGAAGCAGCGGTAGCCTGAAATTCTGGGCCAGTCAGTCCTTATTTTCCCACGTCAAACTGGGCTTTGGGTAGCCTGCTTAGGAAGcctttccaatcgagttattgcgcgaaagtaaAAGCTggaggagaaaaaaattgaaggccCTAGATTCACGCAACATGGCGCAAAGGGGGAAGAAGCTGCAAGAAAATGTCGTGGGATAGCATGGACGGACCAAGATGTTAAGGAATTAATTGAAGTTTTCGTCCACCATGTTTTAACAGAGGAAACAGCATGCGCACTAGGCCCAATCGAGTACGCTGGCCGAGATGTTAAGCTTTTTACCCGTACTAAATCATAATTCCACATCGCTTAGAACGGTTGACAAAAGGACGTGTAAATGAGTAGTcagtactatttttttttcactttcatccGAGCCGTACAAAAAATTTCCTGCTGTGTAAATGGGGCGTTCGTTTCAAACGTCGagcttttcatgtgccgaacctaatgtaTAAATTATCCTACCGATCAATGGAGTCAGGATTACGTATGATTGCGCGACCTGCCAGCTCAGTTCAATTTGTTCTTGCTCAACCAAGCGATCGGAGGTTTTATttgacctccccccccccctcctgccCGTGTTAGAAATTTGGTAGAGTACCACACCAACGGACGCTGTACCGTACGAGAGGAACAAAGTTTTGGAGCTTTTTAAGTCACACGTTGTCTGTATCGGTGAAATCATTAGAACCACAAGCAACGGTATAGTACATATAGATTTAGGAGACGTGGCGGGAAATCCTGAAGTCTTGTCTCTAGAACCAGAAattggcagcaaaaaaggaaaaaaaatcccaATCCTGAAGGGGATGATTCTCACCAAAAAGTCACAAAGCCAAGAGGCAGCAAATTGACTGAAACGCCCAAAGGCGAGAGAAAGCAAAAGAGAGGGCATGACAAACAGGATACGGCAAGCGAAGGTCCGGGCGATAATGACGCCAAAGTTGTTATTTCGCCACAGTCAGCAAAGGTTGACTAACCGCAGCCTACTATACAAGACACATTGCTGGCGACAATGCAAGCGGTTTTCGATCTCTTTGCAAATATCTTACAAGAAGAGAAGGCTCGAAAGAGTAAAAAAAGGCCAGCATCCTCAGAAAAGCTAGCAGGTCGCGCAATCTCACTTGATCCGCTAATGCCGTAATGATGAGGTAGAACtgttgtcgatttgttaaatTGTTCCCTTCATTTTGTTCCCCTAGATACAACCGTTGTAAAATTTGCCCCACTGGCATTTATGGATCCTTACAGATACATTGGCATGAACGAAACCACAGTTGACGTGAAGAAGCTTCATGATTTTATGATGGGAAGAACTACTTCGAGTGAATATCAGAAGTTAAGACCAGACATCCGTGACACCGTCATCGCTACCTGGAAGGCGGAAAAGCTGTGGCTACGTGATAAAACTGAGCTTACTCAATACTTGGTTTGGCGATACATTGGAACAGCCAATGGAGTTTTTAGAGTGACTCCTGGTGCTGTGGAGCGAAAAAGCTATGACCCCAGAAATAGGCCTTGGTAAGGGTGTGGCTTCCGGTAAAGAAAGATCTCTTTGCTAGACAGAGTGTTCTTTGTAAAACATTTATGTTATTCTGAACGGCCTTGCCATATTGGTCTTGATATATTACAGCGGTTACCACAAACACGCGCCCTCGACTGTGAAGGATTTTTCCTCTCTGTTGAAAGCTGTGTTTTCGTAgacgtcaatcaactgtttccatggttttcTCACGCGCCCATGTAGACTGAGAAGGTTCCCTCATCGCTGAATGATGGGAGAAGACTTACAAGAATAATTTCGAATGACGACGGCGTTTTT
This window contains:
- the LOC140923721 gene encoding VWFA and cache domain-containing protein 1-like isoform X2 — translated: MAAKIRKLLAVLFFVACAIFVPQESAGDLLDPTLIGRELQSFANDALGVDDLQTYFNQLQYQTNKLEGNTADLSVNLRNKFQTRFAVTKRLKDKVEALYAKPPKPTTAKECCHIDKSTLKYDELFRTKVDLNNICLKISGAATPNPRHLDAEEILKEMKDIHIKNPFIKWQYFASVEGVYTGFPVFDDTAPCDFYDPRYRPFYVETATPEAKDVVLVIDSSASMTGNKFTIAKKAAKTVLDSLNPKDQVNVVSFNTEASTDGGSDVTSCFSERLALAVPENKRSLKKYIDGPKFIAQRTSVYQVGLQKAFDLLKASAVGESDKTKRRIILFLTDGDPTDKRELIFKTIRDRNLELNNSVIIFTFGIGTNNPEILTDIANQNTTKYGHLRNVSVGDITHGQYTAVTEDINSLRTKMVSYYNFLPRARLDQPVVSVPYIDGFGTGLLMSITLPCYDETGNFIGVAGTDINLEDLLSDILFFNQDQTTYAFMIAKTGRTLIHPLLPTPSGAYDDPFFIDIRTLESDSQFLEVFASMTRGESGSTTFVATRYVPRGGDVKDGVAVKQINSSYFWSPVEKTDFSIGVVIPVTHVNEVLNTLQIPKGYSFKYHRIDLDPPQHPCLHVGKTVTSDTTVVKFAPLAFMDPYRYIGMNETTVDVKKLHDFMMGRTTSSEYQKLRPDIRDTVIATWKAEKLWLRDKTELTQYLVWRYIGTANGVFRVTPGAVERKSYDPRNRPWYYAAVSNSGHLTLTTPYLDMGGAGEVITAARSLYHGESSDNVLGVMGADFPLRHFHRLLTTVYPKCAQSLQYSCFIMDNSGFLVMHPDFMLPSAKAIEVEHVHITQKEKSIAIDLINHGYLIKRTCRNVESIREQSFYELHLPPDGFSQLQSNQGCKYELSQIPGTNAYLGVVARDSLCVSSSCSCSSDNECSRLTGLKCECPCTSTLEFFYCRSQFPNSSLPLCPTFAPSGQPNNNPLNPKTICLNKCFDPHCERQNSSHWCDGIVSCYWCRNDKNGRKLEKPYCASSERCFRGTESATYELDKAKCIKRTVVTPTKNKSGLSAAATVGIALGCAIPVIALVIILLILVTKRCRHSAEPPVKKGDSVSMQPTVSSPGISNVPDVLLFSASNPAFRVYEDIEPPQEGPTQLHRQNAVDMPAPQQPLRHPREPAVPEKQGKISIQSASSAPPVPTTRRPFDVIPSRLRSLTDISEPPPIPSTRRPFRSLSEDSPMQVTGFTNTGPLVFGSRGVDPPALVPRVRRPSNGSLSENRSDFPSMLPISGQEKPLYSNITPISETSEHFITENNEDDTDADGYIKCVHSKDGNQTVVQV
- the LOC140923721 gene encoding VWFA and cache domain-containing protein 1-like isoform X1, coding for MAAEIRKLSAVLFLVACAIFVPQGNGGNLLDPTLIGRELQSFANDALGVDDLQTYFNQLQYQTNKLEGNTADLSVNLRNKFQTRFAVTKRLKDKVEALYAKPPKPTTAKECCHIDKSTLKYDELFRTKVDLNNICLKISGAATPNPRHLDAEEILKEMKDIHIKNPFIKWQYFASVEGVYTGFPVFDDTAPCDFYDPRYRPFYVETATPEAKDVVLVIDSSASMTGNKFTIAKKAAKTVLDSLNPKDQVNVVSFNTEASTDGGSDVTSCFSERLALAVPENKRSLKKYIDGPKFIAQRTSVYQVGLQKAFDLLKASAVGESDKTKRRIILFLTDGDPTDKRELIFKTIRDRNLELNNSVIIFTFGIGTNNPEILTDIANQNTTKYGHLRNVSVGDITHGQYTAVTEDINSLRTKMVSYYNFLPRARLDQPVVSVPYIDGFGTGLLMSITLPCYDETGNFIGVAGTDINLEDLLSDILFFNQDQTTYAFMIAKTGRTLIHPLLPTPSGAYDDPFFIDIRTLESDSQFLEVFASMTRGESGSTTFVATRYVPRGGDVKDGVAVKQINSSYFWSPVEKTDFSIGVVIPVTHVNEVLNTLQIPKGYSFKYHRIDLDPPQHPCLHVGKTVTSDTTVVKFAPLAFMDPYRYIGMNETTVDVKKLHDFMMGRTTSSEYQKLRPDIRDTVIATWKAEKLWLRDKTELTQYLVWRYIGTANGVFRVTPGAVERKSYDPRNRPWYYAAVSNSGHLTLTTPYLDMGGAGEVITAARSLYHGESSDNVLGVMGADFPLRHFHRLLTTVYPKCAQSLQYSCFIMDNSGFLVMHPDFMLPSAKAIEVEHVHITQKEKSIAIDLINHGYLIKRTCRNVESIREQSFYELHLPPDGFSQLQSNQGCKYELSQIPGTNAYLGVVARDSLCVSSSCSCSSDNECSRLTGLKCECPCTSTLEFFYCRSQFPNSSLPLCPTFAPSGQPNNNPLNPKTICLNKCFDPHCERQNSSHWCDGIVSCYWCRNDKNGRKLEKPYCASSERCFRGTESATYELDKAKCIKRTVVTPTKNKSGLSAAATVGIALGCAIPVIALVIILLILVTKRCRHSAEPPVKKGDSVSMQPTVSSPGISNVPDVLLFSASNPAFRVYEDIEPPQEGPTQLHRQNAVDMPAPQQPLRHPREPAVPEKQGKISIQSASSAPPVPTTRRPFDVIPSRLRSLTDISEPPPIPSTRRPFRSLSEDSPMQVTGFTNTGPLVFGSRGVDPPALVPRVRRPSNGSLSENRSDFPSMLPISGQEKPLYSNITPISETSEHFITENNEDDTDADGYIKCVHSKDGNQTVVQV